The Blastocatellia bacterium region GCGACCGGTCAGCCGCTCCATGAAGTTCTCCGCATCGTCAGCGAAGAGGCGCGCGGGCCGGTCGAAAGTCCTTTTGCCGCCATCCAGCGGGAAGGCAAAGTCGTCGGGCTAGCCAATCATACGCTGCTGATTGCCAGGGATGGCCGCGAGATTCCCATCGAAGACAGCGGCGCGCCGATCAAAGACCCGACCGGCCAGATGATCGGCGTCATCATTGTCTTTCATGACGTCAGCGAGCGCCGCCTGGCTGAAAAAGAACGCGAACAGCTCTTGCGGCGCGAGCAGACGGCGCGTGGCGAGGCCGAGGCGGCGAATCGTTTGAAGGATGAATTCCTGGCGACCGTGTCGCACGAGCTGCGCACGCCGCTCAACGCCATTCTCGGCTGGGCCAGCCTGTTGAGCCGCCGCTCGCTCGATGACCAGACGACGCGCAATGCGGCATCCGTCATCGAGCGCAACGCGCAAGGGCAGGCCAGAATCATTGAAGACATCCTCGATGTCTCGCGCATCATCACCGGCAAGCTGCGCATCGAGCCGGAAGCCGTCGAGCTGGCGCCCATCATTGACGCGGCTATCGATACGAACAGCCCGGCGGCGACCGCCAAAGCGATTACGATTGTGACGGCGCTCGACCGCGATGCCGATATTGTCCTGGGTGATGCCGACCGCTTACAGCAGATCGTCTGGAACCTGATATCAAACGCCATCAAATTCACGCCGGAGAATGGGCGGATTGAAGTCGAGCTGAAGCGGGTTGACGCGCAGGTCGAGATTCGCGTCAGCGACAGCGGCATCGGCATTGACCCGCGGTTTTTGCCTTATGTGTTTGACCGCTTCCGCCAGGCCGATTCATCGACGACGCGCGAGCATGGCGGGCTCGGCCTGGGGCTGGCGATTGTTCGGCACCTGACCGAGCTGCATGGCGGCACGGTGACGGCGGACAGTCTGGGCCGTGGGCGCGGCGCGGTCTTCACTGTGCGCCTGCCGCTGGCCGATGTCCGTGTCGCGCCGGCGCTCGCGCCACAGGCTGCTTCAACCTCCGGGGATCGAACGGCAGCGGCGAGCGCACTTCTGGCCGGCGCGGCGGACCTGGGCGGGCTGCGCGTGCTGGTGGTCGATGATGACCCCGACACGCGCGAGATTCTTCGCCTGGTGCTGAGCGAATCTGGCGCCGAAGTCCACGCCGCCGGCACCAGTTCGGAAGCCCTGGGCGCTTTCCGCGACTGGAAGCCGCACGTCTTGATCTCTGACCTCGGGATGCCTGGCGAGGACGGCTTTGCGTTGATCAAAAAGGTGCGCACGCTGGCGCCGGAAGAGGGCGGCAATATCCCCGCGGCGGCGTTGACCGCGTATGCCAGGGAAGAGGACAGCCTGCGGGCGCGCTCCGCCGGCTATCAAATCCACATCTCAAAGCCGGTTGATCCCACCCGACTGGTCGCCGTCGTCGCTGGTCTGGCCCGCCACGCCGGCAAAGCGTAAACCGGCGGCTGCGCAGCCGGCGTGATGAAAGACCAGCGCCAGAGGAACAGAGACTCCTAGGCTTCCGGCCTTGAATGACTCCCTGCCTTTTCCGCGCGACCGGAACCGTTGCAATCTCCATCGGCCAAAGCTTACTCAGACACGTATTCCCGCATCTGATCGAAGCGCGGCGTCAGCGTGCCGACCTCACAGTTGCCTGCGCTGAAGGTGTAGGTCGTCTCGAAATCCTCGTAGCTCCGCGCCCGCCAAAGACGGCCATCCGGGTCGATCACCAGTGAATGGCCGACTCCGCCCCGAAATATTCGCGAACCCTCTGTCCCTGTGTAGACCTTGCAGGTCCAGGGACGTTCTTCTGGATGGGCAGCCATGTAGCTCTCGATTTCGCGGACCAGTCGCTCGAAAAGCCGGGCGCGGTCTCTGGCTGCTGCCCTGAGCGTTTCGCGGATGGCGCGACTTAACATCGCCTCGGCCGGGGAGGAGACGACACCCGACTGGAGATCGGAGGTTTGAATCATCGGTTGCATGCGCGGCTGCCCTTGATGAAGTTATGTGTTGCCCGTTGAACAGAGAGATGACTAACTCTGAATTTGGCATCGCCACGGTTGGCTTTGCCTGCTCGCCGCAGGCGGGCGGATCATTGCCCGCCGCGACGGCGATTCAACTCATTGATCGCCTGCTCTAACTGGTCGAGCTTTTCGCCGGCCTCGCGGTGCTTGCCTTCGGCGGTCAACCGTTTGTACTCCGTGAATAGCTGTGCGGCTTGCTGAATCAAGCGCCCGTCATCGGCGCTCGGCGCGGGTGCGGTCGGCGCGGGTGCGGTCGGCGCTTGCGGCTTGCCTGCCTGTTGTTGTTGCGCGGATGCCTGTGCCGTGGACGTTGGCGGGGCGGATGGTTTTGCTGACGGGCCGAGTTCGGGGAACAGGGCGCGCAGGGCTTCTTCAAAGGTTCGCCCATAAGCCAGCCGGTCTTGCGTCGCGATAGCGACTTGCCTTAGCTCCGGCAGCTTCGACTGCGTGCCCTCGGCCTGAAGGTAGAAGGCTTCGACGTAGAGCAGCGAATCGGCCAGCGGGATGACCAGCAGGTTGCCGCGCAACAGCTCTGAGCCGCGCTGGCTCCACAGCGTCATCAACTGCGAGAGCTGCGGGTCCTGGTTGATGCGGGCGCGAATCTGCGCAGGGCCATTGACGGTGACGTTCTTCGGGAAGCTGTAGACGACGACCCGGCCATAATTCGCGCCGTCGTTGCGCGCCGCCAGCCAGCCGATCATGTTGCTGCGCCCGCCCGACGGCGTGAACGGCAAGATGTTCAAGAACTCAAGCGAGGCATTGGCTTCGGCTGGCAAATCCATCAGCACGTGATAAGGCTGCATCGGCTCTGGCTCCTGGCCTTGCTTGATCGGCGTTTCCGATGCCGCCGTCGCCCACAGGTCTTCGTGATTGTAGAACGTCTGCGGGTTGGTCATGTGATAGAGCAGGTAAGCCTGCGCCTGCGCGTTGACCAGCAAGCTCGGGTAGCGGACGTGCGCCCGCAAGTCTTCGGGCATCTCATCGGCGGAGCGGAACAGTGCCGGGAAGATGCGCCGGTAAACTTGAATGATCGGGTCATCGGTCTCGAAGACGTAAAACGTCACTGCGCCATCATAGGCGTCAACGACCGCCTTGACCGAGTTGCGAATATAATTCACCCGGCGACCGCCGACATCATAGGCCGTACTGTAGGGGTAGCGGTCAGAGACGGTGAACCCGTCTACCATCCAGAAGAGCCGGCCTTCGTGGTTGATGACAATGTAAGGGTCGTCATCGAACATCAGGAAGGGCGCGACGCGCGCCACGCGGCTGCGCACCTCGCGGTGTAGCAGCACGCGGCTGTCGGCGTTGATGTAGTCGCTAAACAACAGGTTCGAGCCGTCGCCGAGATAGAGGCTCAACGCCAGCTTGCGAAAGAAGCCGCCGACCGGAATGCCGCCGTCGCCTTCATACATCGTGTAAGAATCGATGTCGCCGGGCGCCGGGTAGTTGAACTCGGGCTGCGTCCCCTGCTGGGCGCGCGTGCGGACGTAGACGTGCGCCGTGGTGTCTTCGCCGAAGTAGATTTCGGGGCGCGTGACTTTGACTTCCGGCGCGTCGCTTTCGACCGGCATGTTCTTTAGCACGAGATGCGGCTGGCCTTCTGGAGTGAACTCGTTGACCGTGTTCATGGTGACGCCGTAGCCGTGCGTGTAGACGAGGTGCTGATTGATCCAGTTGCGCGACTGTTCCGGCAACTGCTCGACGTTCATTTCGCGCGCCGCCAGCATCACCTGGCGCAGCTTGCCATTCACGACGTAGCGGTCAACGTCCGGCATGCGAAAATCATAATAGGTGCGTATCTCTTGAATCTGGCTGAGCGTCGCTTGCAGGGCGCGGCGATCCCACAAGCGGACGTTGTCGAGGGTTTCACCGCTGGCGCGAATCTGCTGCGCGGTGAGCGTCGCCGCCGGGGCGAAGGGGCGATCCTGTATGCGGTCGAGCGCGAAGGCTTCGCGGGTCTTGCTGATGTTGTGCTCGATGTAAGGCGATTCTTTCGCCAGCTCGTTCGGCTTCACCGAAAAGGATTGCACCGACTGCGGGATGATGCCGAGGCCGACAACGGCGACGACAACGACGAGCGCCGCGAGCCACCAGATCAGTCGCAACTGGCGCAAGGCGATGGCGTTGATGATGAGACCGATGGCCGAAAGTATCAGCAGGATCACCAGGACGTTCAGGGCTTTCAAGCGCACGTTGGCGTCCGTGTAGTTGATGCCTGTGAACAGGTCGTGCTGGTTGGCGAGCATCTCGAAGCGATCAAGGTAGGTGCTGGCGGCAAGGGCCAGCGCCGCAAACGCTCCGGCGGCGCTGACGGCAATCGTCGCCCGGCGGCGTGTCTGCGTTCGCGCCTCGTTACGCACGCGCTCCAGATACCAGACGTAAGCCGCCGCCGCCGCCGTCACCAGGAAGAGTAAGACGGCGAGCGTTTGCCACCAGCCGGCGAGCAGGTCATAGACCGGCAGGCGGAAGAGATAAAAGCTGGCGTCGCGGTTGAAGATGGGATCCGTAGCGCCCGCCGCTTGCGAATTCAAAAAGAGCGCGAACTCGGGCCACTCCTGGCTCATCTGAACGCCGGCCATCAGCCCGCCGCCGACCGACAGCAGCCAGATGCCGGGCCGGTAGATGAAGGGCAGGAAGTTGACTTCGCGAATGTCTTCGGCCGAGGCGATGCGTAGATGTGGCCGCTCGGTCAGCTCAGGAAAGAGGCGGCTCAAGAGCCAGAAGGCAAGCTTGATGACGACGAAGGTGACGGCGAAGAAGACGACGAACAGCAAAGCGCCGAGGCGGAACTTGTACCAGTAGACGCTCGAAAAGCCGATGGAGTTAAACCACAGCGCGTCGGTATAGATGCTGAGCAGTTTCGAGCCGGCCAGCAGCAGCGCGACGACGATGGCGGCCAGCACGATCAACCAGACGCGCCGCTTGCGGGGCGGGCCGACGTCAATCACCTTCTTGTTAAACAGCGAGTCGTCTTCCATAGCCGCCATCATAGTCCTGCCTTATGGGAAAGGCAAAGCGCGGCAGGTTGTAGGTCGCAGCGCAAGCTGCTTGCTTGCGCTACTCCAGCGCGTCCTTGAGGAACGCCGCGATTTCGCTGACGTAACGTTGCGGGTTGGCTTGATAGGCGTGGCCGTGAATCTCTGAGCCGGGGCCGTCAATGATTGCGAGCTTGCGTTTGTCGCTCGCCGATACGTCATAAAGCTTCTCGGCAATGTCCGGCGGCATGCGCGGGTCGTTAGCCGCGGCGATGAACATCGCGGGCCGCTCGCCGATTCGTCGCACCGCATCTGTCGCATCCAGCTTGTCGCCGTCGAACTGGCCGCGCCGCTCCATCAAGGCGCGAATCTCGTTGGCCAGCGGGAAGGCCGGCAGGTGCAGAAACAGGCGGATGTGATGATCCGAGGTGTCTTTGAAATTCAGGTACGAGCTGTCGGAGATGACGGCGGCGACTTCGGGCGTTTCGGCGGCGGCCAGCAGCGCCGTCATCGCGCCCATCGAAATGCCGAACAGCACAATCTTATCCGTCGTGTGAACCTCATCCCGCAAATAGCGCACGGCGGCTTCGGCGTCGAGGCGCTCGTCATACCCGAGCGTGACGCGCGCCGCGCCGCTGTCGCCGTGATTGCGCGCGTCGTACAACAGCGCGCCATAGCCGAGCCGCCACAGGTCAACGGCGCGCTCCAAGAGCTCGCGCCGCGAGCGAAACAGGCCATGCGAAAAGATAATCGTCGCATGGCGTTCGCGGCTTGGCAGCAGCCAGCCGCTTAAGCGCACGCCGTCCGCCGTCGTGAATTCGACGTCGCGGTATTCCGCCTGAAAGTCTCGCGGCGTCGAAGTCAGCCGGCGGTCCATGGGGCGGGTCGTCGCCCGCGTCACCAGTCCCGACGCCCACAGCGGAAAGACGACGTAGACGAGCGCCAGGAAAATGACGATCAGCAGGATGACGACGCGGCGCAGCCAGACGAGCCAGCGGCGGCGCGGTTTGGATTGGCGGGTTGGGCTTTCGGGTTCCGACGAAGCGTGCGAAACGCTCATGCCTTGGGCTCCTGCGCCGCCGGCTCGGCCTCGGGCTCGTGCATCATCAAGATGCAAGCGGCGGCGGCCAGGGTCAGCACGCCGCTGAACAATCCGACGGCGGTAAACCCGAGCTTATCATAAAGCGCGCCGCTGGCAAGCGTCGACATCGCAATGCCGACCTGCGACGCCGTGTTGCGCACGGCGACGAGCGCCCCGCGAGCCCGACGCGGCACTAGCTCTGTGGCCAGCGCTTGCAGCGGGCCTTGCCGGAATGCGAAGGCGAGCGCCGAAATCAGGAAGACCGCAAACAGCCCCACGCCCCATCCCAGGCGCGGAATCAGCATCAGCGTCGGCGCAAGAATGAGCGTCGCAAGAATAGACAGACCGCGCTTGCCGAATTTGTCGGCCACAGGCCCGGCGACAAACGCCCCCGCAAGCAAAGCGAGGCCGACCAGCGCGAAGAAGCTGTTGACCGCCGTAGGCGACAGATTCAACCCTTGCTTCAACCATGAGCCGAGATAAGAGAAGAAGCCGACGAATCCACCCGACACGAAAAACGCCGCGGCGATGGAAGCGACGCGCGAGCCGCCCTCAAACGAGACGCGGATGTTGTCGAAGCGCCGTGCCATGCGCGATGCGAGATTCATCTCGGCCATCGTGTGCTTGTCCTCGGGGAGCAAGGCGGCGACCAGCGCGAAGGCGATGAGGGAGACAACGCCGAACAGCGCAAAGCTCAGTCGCCAGCTTTTCCAGTTGGCAAGCTGATTGGCCACCGGCACGCCGAGCACGAGGGCGAAAAAGTAGCCCGCCTGGACAACGCTCATCGCCACGCCGCGCCGCTCGTAGGGAAAGTAATCGGCCGCGTAAGCGATTGAGCAGGTCGAAAACGTCCCCGCCGCCAGCCCCGTCACCAGGCGCACGGCGGCCAGCAGGTAGAGATTGCGAGTCAGTGCCGTCACCAACAGCGAGGCGGCGAAAAGGATGGCCGCATAAAGCAGGAAGCGGCGGCGGCCAAACTTGTCCGACATCGGCCCGATGAGCAGTGCCGCGGCGGCGGCGGCTAGCGCGTAGGCCGGGTAGAGCAGGCGTCCGACTTCGCCGACGCTCGTGCCATAGCCGAAGTCTTCGGCGATGCGCGGCAGCAGCGGCGAGATCATCTGGTTATCACTGGTGCCGAGAAAGAAGATGAGCAGCAGCACCGCCATAACGATACCGGCGCGCTCGACGGCGGGCGGTTTGGCTTTCGCCTTCTTGCTTGCCCCTGCCTGGTGGGTTTTGGGTGCGGTCACGTTTTCTTCTACGCTTTGTGTCGCGAGCGGTTTCGCGGAGTTGCAAAAGAGTTGTAAAAGCTATGGCGTCACGCGCCAGCAGCAAGCTTTGATGCTAGAAGACCGGCAGCGTGTCTGTCAACGAAGGCGGCCTGACGGCAGAGTCTATTCAATCTCAAGAAACGGTCGGGGAATGAACCGCCAAGACGCCAAGAACACCAAGAAGACTTGGCGTTTCCTTGGCGTCCTTGGCGTCTTGGCGGTTCAATTTCCCTGAATGAATAGACCCTGACCAGACGGCGATGCAAGGCGCGGCGGCGGCGTGCTAGAATCACCGTATCACGCGACCACCTAAGAGGCTGACATGAAGCTGACGATACTCGGTTCGGGGACGGTGGTGCCCGACGGGGCGCGCAACTCGGCGGGCTACTTCATCGAAAGCGGGGACGTGCGCTTGATGATGGAGTGTGGCGCCGGCTCGGTGCATGCGCTGGCGCGTTACGGCTGCGACTGGGAGCGCCTGACGCACCTCTTCATCAGCCACTTTCATGTAGACCACTGCGGCGAGCTGGCGTCGCTTTTCTTCGCCTTCAAGTACGGCATGCGAAGCGAGCGCCGCG contains the following coding sequences:
- a CDS encoding alpha/beta fold hydrolase; its protein translation is MSVSHASSEPESPTRQSKPRRRWLVWLRRVVILLIVIFLALVYVVFPLWASGLVTRATTRPMDRRLTSTPRDFQAEYRDVEFTTADGVRLSGWLLPSRERHATIIFSHGLFRSRRELLERAVDLWRLGYGALLYDARNHGDSGAARVTLGYDERLDAEAAVRYLRDEVHTTDKIVLFGISMGAMTALLAAAETPEVAAVISDSSYLNFKDTSDHHIRLFLHLPAFPLANEIRALMERRGQFDGDKLDATDAVRRIGERPAMFIAAANDPRMPPDIAEKLYDVSASDKRKLAIIDGPGSEIHGHAYQANPQRYVSEIAAFLKDALE
- a CDS encoding UPF0182 family protein, translating into MEDDSLFNKKVIDVGPPRKRRVWLIVLAAIVVALLLAGSKLLSIYTDALWFNSIGFSSVYWYKFRLGALLFVVFFAVTFVVIKLAFWLLSRLFPELTERPHLRIASAEDIREVNFLPFIYRPGIWLLSVGGGLMAGVQMSQEWPEFALFLNSQAAGATDPIFNRDASFYLFRLPVYDLLAGWWQTLAVLLFLVTAAAAAYVWYLERVRNEARTQTRRRATIAVSAAGAFAALALAASTYLDRFEMLANQHDLFTGINYTDANVRLKALNVLVILLILSAIGLIINAIALRQLRLIWWLAALVVVVAVVGLGIIPQSVQSFSVKPNELAKESPYIEHNISKTREAFALDRIQDRPFAPAATLTAQQIRASGETLDNVRLWDRRALQATLSQIQEIRTYYDFRMPDVDRYVVNGKLRQVMLAAREMNVEQLPEQSRNWINQHLVYTHGYGVTMNTVNEFTPEGQPHLVLKNMPVESDAPEVKVTRPEIYFGEDTTAHVYVRTRAQQGTQPEFNYPAPGDIDSYTMYEGDGGIPVGGFFRKLALSLYLGDGSNLLFSDYINADSRVLLHREVRSRVARVAPFLMFDDDPYIVINHEGRLFWMVDGFTVSDRYPYSTAYDVGGRRVNYIRNSVKAVVDAYDGAVTFYVFETDDPIIQVYRRIFPALFRSADEMPEDLRAHVRYPSLLVNAQAQAYLLYHMTNPQTFYNHEDLWATAASETPIKQGQEPEPMQPYHVLMDLPAEANASLEFLNILPFTPSGGRSNMIGWLAARNDGANYGRVVVYSFPKNVTVNGPAQIRARINQDPQLSQLMTLWSQRGSELLRGNLLVIPLADSLLYVEAFYLQAEGTQSKLPELRQVAIATQDRLAYGRTFEEALRALFPELGPSAKPSAPPTSTAQASAQQQQAGKPQAPTAPAPTAPAPSADDGRLIQQAAQLFTEYKRLTAEGKHREAGEKLDQLEQAINELNRRRGGQ
- a CDS encoding MFS transporter — translated: MTAPKTHQAGASKKAKAKPPAVERAGIVMAVLLLIFFLGTSDNQMISPLLPRIAEDFGYGTSVGEVGRLLYPAYALAAAAAALLIGPMSDKFGRRRFLLYAAILFAASLLVTALTRNLYLLAAVRLVTGLAAGTFSTCSIAYAADYFPYERRGVAMSVVQAGYFFALVLGVPVANQLANWKSWRLSFALFGVVSLIAFALVAALLPEDKHTMAEMNLASRMARRFDNIRVSFEGGSRVASIAAAFFVSGGFVGFFSYLGSWLKQGLNLSPTAVNSFFALVGLALLAGAFVAGPVADKFGKRGLSILATLILAPTLMLIPRLGWGVGLFAVFLISALAFAFRQGPLQALATELVPRRARGALVAVRNTASQVGIAMSTLASGALYDKLGFTAVGLFSGVLTLAAAACILMMHEPEAEPAAQEPKA
- a CDS encoding ATP-binding protein — protein: MNKKLRSVTLRYVLPVVAFAALLLFFLGLKRWFALAIDPTILIIALLIASAWYGGKGSGLLVGIAFEVAIDYFSLATQPFTWRYAVTMVNRMVLFAALAFFTGSRRSAERRLRDQREYLRVSLASIGDAVIATDMNGAVTFINPTAEALTGWTAAEATGQPLHEVLRIVSEEARGPVESPFAAIQREGKVVGLANHTLLIARDGREIPIEDSGAPIKDPTGQMIGVIIVFHDVSERRLAEKEREQLLRREQTARGEAEAANRLKDEFLATVSHELRTPLNAILGWASLLSRRSLDDQTTRNAASVIERNAQGQARIIEDILDVSRIITGKLRIEPEAVELAPIIDAAIDTNSPAATAKAITIVTALDRDADIVLGDADRLQQIVWNLISNAIKFTPENGRIEVELKRVDAQVEIRVSDSGIGIDPRFLPYVFDRFRQADSSTTREHGGLGLGLAIVRHLTELHGGTVTADSLGRGRGAVFTVRLPLADVRVAPALAPQAASTSGDRTAAASALLAGAADLGGLRVLVVDDDPDTREILRLVLSESGAEVHAAGTSSEALGAFRDWKPHVLISDLGMPGEDGFALIKKVRTLAPEEGGNIPAAALTAYAREEDSLRARSAGYQIHISKPVDPTRLVAVVAGLARHAGKA